A stretch of DNA from Staphylococcus equorum:
ACACCCAGTTGAAATTAAAGCTGATAATGGTGTTAGTTTCGCTGTTGAAAAAAATACTAAAGTTACAGTAACTGGTATTTCTAAAGAAGCAGTTGGCGCTATCGCTTCAAACATTCGTGCAACAAGACCACCAGAACCGTATAAAGGTAAAGGAATTCGCTATCAAGGAGAATTCGTTCGCCGTAAAGAAGGTAAAACTGGTAAATAATAAATAACTTTCAGAAGAAAGGAGTAATAAAATGATCAGCAAAATTGATAAAAACCAAGTGCGTTTGAAAAGACATGCTCGTGTCCGTAATAAATTGTCAGGCACAGCTGAAAAACCACGTTTAAACATCTATCGTTCAAACAAGCATATTTACGCACAAGTTATCGATGATGTTAATGGCAAAACATTAGCACAAGCATCAACACAAGAAAAAGACTTAGCAAATGAAACAGGTTCAAAAGTTGAACTTTCAGCTAAAGTCGGCGAAACTGTAGCTAAAAGAGCTAGCGATAAAGGTATTAAAACAATTGTTTTTGACCGTGGAGGATATTTATACCATGGCCGTGTTAAAGCCTTAGCAGATGCAGCTCGTGAAAATGGATTAGAATTTTAATTTGAAGGAGGGACATTTACATGGCTCGTAGAGAAGAAGTGAAAGAATTTGAAGAA
This window harbors:
- the rplR gene encoding 50S ribosomal protein L18, whose translation is MISKIDKNQVRLKRHARVRNKLSGTAEKPRLNIYRSNKHIYAQVIDDVNGKTLAQASTQEKDLANETGSKVELSAKVGETVAKRASDKGIKTIVFDRGGYLYHGRVKALADAARENGLEF